The bacterium DNA segment CCCTTCGAAGCCGCCCTCGAACTTGCTGAAGTGGCCGTGCACCGTGGACACGGCCATATGCTTGGCTGAAAAGCCGATTGTTGAGTGTGCTGGATCGATTTCGTACCTGACCATTGGTTCCTCCCGGAATTGAGCGGATGCAGACCGCAGTTAACCTAACTACTTGCCTGCGCAAGCATCTATTCCCGGGAGAGTGGGGCGCCTAGCGGGTGGTGGCGATCCGGCGGTGGAAGGCGGCGCTCGCCTGGCGCCAGCTGATCCAGATCCCGATGAGCATGGCGATGGGAAACGCCGCCAGCGCGGCGGTGAACAGCGCGGGTCCGACCTTCCCGCCGCCGACCGCTGCCGCGAGCGGGCCCCAGTCGACGGTGGCGGCGCCGTTCAGCCAGGCGATGAGCCCGGTGACGAATGCGATCAGCGCGAGGGTCCAGCGCCTTTCATGCGTGGACATCTGCACGAGATCGAGGCGTCGCTGGCGCGCTGACACCGGGATCCTTCCCAGGCGGGTGAGGAGCACCAGCCAAACCACGAGCATCGCCAGGCCGATGGCGAGAGCGATCCCCGGGTAGGCGGTCTGGTCGATCGGTGAGAGGTCGGCGGAGCCGGCCCACGCGGCCGTCGGGATCGCCCAGACAAGGCTCGTGATGGCGGCGAATCCCGTCCTGCCGAAGCGATCGACCATGCGGTTCATGCTCGTGCGGGGTACTTGGCGGCCAGGTACTGCTCGAAGGTGATCGTGCCGTCCGCATGTTCGGGGCAGAGCAAGCGGCCTTCGGCGAACTGACGGCTGAACCTGAACGGCAGCCACAGGTTGACGAGGTGCTTGCGCAACTCTTTTGCCGCCAGCCACGACTGGGCGATGCTCTTGAAATCCCTCACCTCAGGACCGCCGAAGTCGGGGAGCAGGCCGGCAGGGCTGCCGGCGACCACCTCGACCAGGCGCGCGGCGACGTCGTGGGTGTCGACGGGTTGGAACCGCCACCCGAACGGCACCGTGGTGAGGCCGGGGAGGGTCGAGAAGCGTTCGAGGAAGAGCTCCATGAGAGTGTGAAACTGCGTCGCCCGCAGGATCGACCACGGCACGATGTTCTCCCGCATCACGGCTTCCGCCGCGAGCTTGTGTCTGTAGTACGGATAGACGACGCCCTCCATGCCGACGATCGAGACATAGACGACGTGCCGCACCCGCGCTTCGCGCGCCATGGCCAGCAGCCGGCGCGTGCCGAGGACGTCGGTGTCGTGGTATTTCCGCGGTTGAGATGCGTTGGAGCCGGCATGGACGATCGCGTCCATCCCCGTCACCGCCTGCTCGAGGCCCGCGCCGGTGGCGAGGTCGCCCTGCACCCAATCATCGCCCTCCCCGGGCCTGCGGCTGAGGATGCGCGCGCGATGTCCGGACCCGCGCAGCCGCTCCACGACGTGATGGCCGAGCGCGCCCGTGCCGCCGGTGACCAGGACATTCATGAGGGTCAACATGGTGACTGAAACGACGGCGATTCTGGCAACCACGTAGACTGAGTTTCACGGCCGGTACGCCGGCCCGCTCCGCTCGGGTCCTCTCTCGCCGTCACGATAACGGTGTCCTGATCGTCGCGAACAAATACGAAAAACGAGAGGATCAGGAGAATACGTTGTCATCATTCGCCGAAGCGGGCGTGGGCCCGCGCACATTGGCGGCCCTGGCCGCTCAGGGTATCGCCGAACCGGTTCAGGTGCAGTCGGAAGCAATCCCAGCCCTCCTGGACGGGCGCGACGTCGTCATCGAGGCGCCGACTGGGTCGGGCAAGACCCTGGCGTACCTCGTCCCGTTGGTCGAGCGCCTGACCAAGGGTGGCGCGGGGCCGCGCGCCCTGGTCGTCGCCCCGACGCGAGAGCTGGCGCTCCAAGTGGAGAAGGTCCTTCGCTCGCTGTCCGGCGGACTGCGCACAAC contains these protein-coding regions:
- a CDS encoding NAD-dependent epimerase/dehydratase family protein, with translation MLTLMNVLVTGGTGALGHHVVERLRGSGHRARILSRRPGEGDDWVQGDLATGAGLEQAVTGMDAIVHAGSNASQPRKYHDTDVLGTRRLLAMAREARVRHVVYVSIVGMEGVVYPYYRHKLAAEAVMRENIVPWSILRATQFHTLMELFLERFSTLPGLTTVPFGWRFQPVDTHDVAARLVEVVAGSPAGLLPDFGGPEVRDFKSIAQSWLAAKELRKHLVNLWLPFRFSRQFAEGRLLCPEHADGTITFEQYLAAKYPARA